A single genomic interval of Pyrobaculum arsenaticum DSM 13514 harbors:
- a CDS encoding toluene hydroxylase: MKPVPNEPRLPTRDEFYDLANRLEWTPKYVSEEELFPVDMHGLPYLPIDVWAKTYDAPYKVLYREYVKNQRQKDQMVFSVRDAAARAELDRKLDPVYHGGAFCFHITAIPIPEYTAVVGELRMARFGKAGEWRNLATYGSMDETRHAQLQILLSHDKININPKFAYAHKLFWVDGWVSDFARKFFDDIITAADAVENALMLTFGFETGFTNLQFVAYAAMANKAGDFLFGTAVASIQTDESRHAQIGHPVLKTYADVAKLSGG; encoded by the coding sequence ATGAAACCGGTACCAAACGAGCCGAGACTTCCCACAAGAGACGAATTCTACGATTTGGCGAATAGGTTAGAATGGACTCCGAAATACGTCTCCGAGGAGGAGTTATTCCCAGTGGATATGCACGGACTGCCCTATTTGCCGATAGATGTATGGGCGAAGACCTACGACGCCCCTTACAAGGTACTATATAGAGAGTACGTCAAAAACCAGAGGCAGAAGGACCAAATGGTCTTCTCTGTAAGAGACGCGGCGGCGCGCGCCGAGCTCGATAGAAAGCTAGACCCGGTATATCACGGCGGCGCCTTTTGTTTCCACATAACAGCAATTCCTATACCTGAGTACACCGCAGTGGTGGGCGAGCTCAGAATGGCGAGGTTCGGCAAGGCTGGAGAGTGGCGGAATTTAGCCACATATGGATCTATGGACGAGACAAGGCACGCACAACTGCAGATATTGCTATCTCACGACAAAATTAACATAAATCCCAAATTCGCATATGCCCACAAGCTGTTCTGGGTGGACGGGTGGGTCTCGGACTTCGCCCGCAAGTTCTTCGACGACATTATCACCGCGGCCGACGCCGTCGAAAACGCCTTAATGTTGACCTTCGGCTTTGAAACTGGGTTTACAAACCTTCAATTCGTGGCTTATGCGGCCATGGCAAATAAGGCAGGCGACTTCTTATTTGGCACCGCCGTGGCCAGCATTCAGACAGATGAGTCCAGGCACGCCCAGATAGGCCACCCAGTATTAAAGACCTACGCAGACGTGGCGAAACTTTCCGGGGGATGA
- a CDS encoding protoglobin domain-containing protein yields MAVPGYDFGKVPDAPISDADFESLKKTVMWGEEDEKYRKMACEALKGQVEDILDLWYGWVGSNQHLIYYFGDKSGRPIPQYLEAVRKRFGLWIIDTLCKPLDRQWLNYMYEIGLRHHRTKKGKTDGVDTVEHIPLRYMIAFIAPIGLTIKPILEKSGHPPEAVERMWAAWVKLVVLQVAIWSYPYAKTGEW; encoded by the coding sequence ATGGCGGTGCCCGGGTACGATTTCGGCAAAGTGCCAGACGCGCCTATTAGTGACGCCGATTTTGAGTCGCTCAAAAAGACGGTTATGTGGGGCGAAGAGGATGAGAAATATAGGAAGATGGCGTGTGAAGCCCTGAAGGGACAGGTGGAGGACATACTTGACTTGTGGTATGGATGGGTGGGGTCTAATCAGCATTTGATTTACTACTTCGGCGATAAATCGGGAAGGCCCATTCCGCAGTATTTAGAGGCTGTTAGGAAGAGATTCGGCTTGTGGATAATAGATACGCTTTGTAAGCCCCTGGACAGACAATGGCTGAACTACATGTATGAAATCGGGCTGAGGCATCACAGAACTAAAAAGGGCAAGACCGATGGCGTAGATACAGTGGAGCACATCCCCCTGAGGTATATGATCGCCTTCATCGCCCCCATCGGTTTAACGATTAAACCGATTCTTGAGAAAAGCGGACATCCGCCAGAGGCAGTGGAGAGGATGTGGGCGGCGTGGGTTAAGCTAGTGGTATTGCAAGTTGCAATATGGTCTTATCCATACGCTAAAACGGGCGAGTGGTAA